One Vitis riparia cultivar Riparia Gloire de Montpellier isolate 1030 chromosome 4, EGFV_Vit.rip_1.0, whole genome shotgun sequence genomic window carries:
- the LOC117912966 gene encoding uncharacterized protein LOC117912966 isoform X3 — protein sequence MDRYLRGMTAEEDIDLSTLTSQLSQTHLVWKKEMEQRQTQVDVLQTKLMEVRACIQGSEEDSKKELDVLWRRVKTMATLLTYLKSKARIMAVPHLAHTSCGIKQLEGVGLVDKNGTPLSSWSKNADLSSFDSLDDESWLEIRKRHGSFDEQDGAYIGEILKSVQMVADVMETLVKRVIMAEAETAVEKEKVTFSQEEIKKKAHQIENMSSKLEEMERFALGTNCILNEMRQRVEDLVDETSRQRQRAAENEQELSRVKQDFESLKSYVSSLISVRETLLSSEKQFQTIERLFERSV from the exons atgGACAGATATTTGAGG GGAATGACAGCAGAGGAAGATATTGACCTGTCAACTTTGACGTCTCAGCTAAGCCAAACACATCTAGTGTGGAAGAAGGAGATGGAACAGCGCCAAACCCAGGTGGATGTATTGCAAACAAAACTTATGGAGGTAAGGGCTTGTATACAAGGGTCTGAGGAGGATTCAAAGAAGGAGTTAGATGTTCTTTGGCGAAGAGTCAAAACTATGGCTACATTATTGACATACTTGAAATCAAAAGCAAGAATCATGGCTGTTCCTCATTTAGCCCATACATCTTGTGGTATCAAACAATTAGAAGGGGTGGGGCTTGTTGACAAAAATGGCACACCATTGTCCAGTTGGTCTAAGAATGCTGATCTTTCTTCCTTTGATAGTTTAGATGATGAATCATGGCTTGAAATTCGTAAGCGGCATGGCTCCTTTGATGAACAAGATGGAGCTTATATTGGTGAAATACTCAAGTCTGTGCAGATGGTTGCTGATGTAATGGAAACTCTAGTAAAGAGGGTTATTATGGCAGAAGCTGAAACTGCAGTTGAGAAGGAGAAGGTAACTTTTAGTCaggaagaaattaaaaagaaggcACACCAAATTGAAAACATGTCTTCAAAGTTAGAGGAGATGGAAAGGTTTGCCCTGGGTACAAATTGTATTCTAAATGAGATGAGGCAGAGGGTTGAAGATTTGGTGGATGAAACATCAAGGCAGAGGCAACGAGCTGCAGAAAATGAGCAGGAGCTTTCCCGTGTAAAGCAGGACTTTGAGTCTCTGAAATCCTACGTTAGTAGTCTCATCAGTGTAAGAGAGACACTGCTGTCATCAGAGAAGCAATTTCAAACTATTGAGAGGCTTTTTGAACGGTCAGTATAA
- the LOC117913463 gene encoding endoglucanase 24-like translates to METEPKKSKGWCWWILVLAIAAMVVASATLTIWSNGRHSKVSSVPGRPGKIAENYADALKIAIQFFDIQKSGKLVNNKIDWRGDSGLEDGREEMLDLSKGMYDAGDHMKFGFPMAFTATVLSWAILEYGDHMKAVKQLGNAQASLKWITDYLINAHPSPNLLYIQVGDPELDHECWERPEAMTEKRPVTQVNTSFPGTEVAAETAAAMASASLVFKKINSSYSNLLLKHAQQLFTFADTNRGSYSVSIPQVQPYYNSTGYGDELLWAASWLFHATRDESYLRYVTLQNGDAFARWGTPTWFCWDDKLAGTQVLLSRVNFFDTTEISNEENIGLQMYRKTAEAVICGLLPDSPTATSSRTDGGLIWVTEWNPLQHSVASAFLAVIYSDYMLTSKTETLYCSGKHYKPADLRKFAISQTEYVLGNNPMNMCYLVGYGSNYPQYVHHRGASIPVDAETGCHDGFKWLESLDPNPNLAVGALVGGPFLNETYIDSRNNTMQGEPSTYNSALLVGLLSGLLTSSSVVSSFS, encoded by the exons ATGGAAACTGAGCCAAAAAAGTCGAAAGGCTGGTGCTGGTGGATTTTAGTGTTAGCCATTGCGGCTATGGTGGTGGCATCGGCTACACTAACTATTTGGAGTAACGGTCGCCACTCCAAGGTGTCCTCAGTTCCAGGTCGTCCGGGCAAAATTGCAGAGAACTATGCGGATGCTCTTAAGATTGCTATACAGTTCTTCGACATCCAAAAAT CTGGTAAATTGGTGAATAACAAGATTGATTGGAGAGGTGACTCGGGATTAGAAGATGGACGTGAAGAAATGTTGGATCTATCAAAAGGAATGTATGATGCAGGGGATCATATGAAGTTTGGATTCCCCATGGCTTTTACTGCAACAGTGCTGTCCTGGGCCATTCTTGAATATGGAGATCATATGAAGGCAGTGAAGCAGCTGGGTAATGCCCAAGCTTCACTTAAATGGATCACAGATTACCTTATCAATGCCCATCCTTCCCCAAACCTGCTCTATATTCAG GTAGGTGATCCAGAATTGGACCACGAATGTTGGGAAAGGCCTGAAGCCATGACGGAGAAAAGGCCGGTCACACAGGTGAACACATCATTTCCAGGAACAGAGGTTGCAGCAGAGACAGCAGCAGCTATGGCATCGGCATCTCTAGTTTTCAAGAAAATCAACTCCAGTTATTCAAATTTGCTCCTTAAGCATGCCCAGCAACTGTTTACCTTTGCTGACACTAACAGAGGTTCTTACAGTGTCAGCATTCCCCAAGTGCAGCCATACTACAACTCTACGGGATATGGAGATGAACTCTTGTGGGCAGCTTCCTGGCTCTTTCATGCAACCAGAGATGAGTCATATCTCAGATACGTGACTCTACAAAATGGGGATGCATTCGCTAGATGGGGAACTCCCACTTGGTTCTGCTGGGATGACAAGCTTGCTGGGACTCAG GTTCTGCTGTCCAGGGTAAACTTCTTTGATACAACAGAGAtctcaaatgaagaaaatattggcCTGCAGATGTATAGAAAAACTGCAGAAGCTGTTATATGTGGGCTTTTACCAGATTCGCCAACAGCCACATCCAGCAGAACAGACG GTGGCCTGATATGGGTAACTGAGTGGAACCCTCTGCAGCATTCCGTGGCTTCTGCCTTCCTAGCTGTTATTTATAGTGATTACATGCTTACATCCAAGACAGAAACCCTATACTGCAGTGGGAAACACTACAAGCCGGCAGACCTTCGCAAATTTGCCATTTCGCAG ACTGAGTATGTGTTGGGGAACAATCCCATGAATATGTGCTATCTTGTTGGGTATGGGAGCAACTACCCACAGTATGTTCACCACAGGGGAGCTTCAATTCCTGTTGATGCGGAGACTGGCTGCCACGATGGGTTCAAGTGGCTTGAGTCACTTGACCCCAATCCAAATCTAGCGGTGGGAGCACTAGTGGGCGGGCCATTCCTGAATGAGACCTACATTGATTCCCGGAACAACACAATGCAAGGTGAGCCAAGCACTTACAACAGTGCCCTCCTTGTAGGCCTTCTCTCAGGCTTGCTCACCAGTTCTTCAGTAGTATCTTCTTTCTCTTGA